The Eurosta solidaginis isolate ZX-2024a chromosome 4, ASM4086904v1, whole genome shotgun sequence genome includes a window with the following:
- the LOC137247839 gene encoding trypsin-like, producing the protein MNIANHFSLLFVLLSCVWTHTNARFRIIGGQYINIESSPHTVAIVGNRNYYYCVGSIVNYHSVLTAAHSVKNEILANLKVLAGVSEIRSTFKGEGQRHKVENIHYDPDYDPETLFMDIAVVKVITPFDLNSAVKIIPLCDIPAATDSDMEISGWGGTVINSDICSPLLKSKIVKIADGQQCRDPISNTLLSADYAETIMFAGRSGEGICFGDSGAGGVVNGKLCAVAQGGFEEPDYPDLYTNITNPKVREFITRWM; encoded by the coding sequence ATGAATATAGCAAATCACTTCTCGCTGCTATTTGTCCTGCTTAGCTGCGTTTGGACACATACGAATGCGCGATTTCGTATTATAGGTGGCCAATATATAAATATAGAGAGCAGCCCACATACAGTAGCAATAGTAGGTAATCGGAACTACTATTATTGCGTTGGTTCCATAGTCAATTATCATTCGGTGCTTACTGCTGCGCATTCCGTAAAAAATGAAATTCTGGCGAATCTCAAAGTTCTAGCTGGTGTAAGCGAAATACGTTCAACATTCAAAGGAGAAGGGCAACGTCACAAGGTGGAGAATATACATTATGATCCTGATTATGATCCAGAAACATTATTTATGGATATAGCTGTTGTTAAAGTGATTACACCCTTTGATCTGAATTCTGCAGTAAAAATAATACCACTTTGCGATATTCCAGCAGCAACAGACTCAGATAtggaaattagtggatggggtgggACAGTTATAAACAGTGACATTTGTTCTCCTCTTCTCAAAAGTAAAATCGTGAAAATAGCAGACGGGCAACAATGTAGGGATCCAATATCGAATACACTATTATCGGCAGATTATGCAGAAACAATCATGTTTGCTGGACGTAGTGGAGAAGGTATTTgttttggagattctggagcaggaggcgttgtgaatggaaaactttgtgcggtAGCACAAGGTGGCTTTGAAGAGCCCGATTATCCGgatttatatacaaatataacaAATCCAAAAGTTCGAGAATTTATAACAAGGTGGATGTAA